One window of the Methanocaldococcus vulcanius M7 genome contains the following:
- a CDS encoding archease, whose amino-acid sequence MFKYFETTADIGVEAVGKSLEEAFKEGARGLYNIMVDVDKIEKNGKIEFEVSGDDLESLLYNFLNELLYYTDVENMVFGDFDIDIKKDNKGGYKLKCVAYGEEIDKKKHNVKEEVKAITYHKMEVKKNNNGWIVRYIVDL is encoded by the coding sequence ATGTTCAAATATTTTGAAACAACAGCAGATATTGGAGTTGAAGCAGTAGGAAAAAGTTTAGAAGAAGCATTTAAAGAAGGAGCAAGAGGGCTGTATAATATAATGGTCGATGTTGATAAGATTGAAAAAAATGGCAAAATAGAATTTGAAGTTTCGGGAGATGATTTAGAGTCCCTACTTTATAATTTTTTAAATGAACTCCTGTATTACACTGATGTTGAGAATATGGTTTTTGGAGATTTTGATATAGATATTAAAAAAGACAACAAGGGAGGATATAAGTTAAAATGCGTTGCTTATGGAGAAGAAATAGATAAAAAAAAGCATAACGTCAAAGAAGAGGTAAAAGCCATTACCTACCATAAGATGGAAGTTAAAAAAAATAATAATGGGTGGATCGTTAGGTATATAGTTGATTTGTAA
- the aksF gene encoding homoisocitrate dehydrogenase has protein sequence MRKVCVMEGDGIGKEVIPEALKVLKELGDFEIIKGDVGLECLKKYGTALPDETIEKAKEADVILFGAITSPKPNEVKNYKSPIITLRRMFDLYANVRPINNFGVGELIGRLNNYEFLKVKDVDLVIIRENTEGLYVGREKILEDDIAISERIITRKGSERIIRFAFEYAKRNNRKKVSCIHKANVLRVSDGLFLKIFNEIKEKYNNIKADDFLVDSTAMNLIKYPEKFDVIVTTNLFGDILSDEASVLIGGLGLAPSANIGGKKALFEPVHGSAPDIAGKGIANPMASILSVAMLFDYMGEKEKGDIIREAVKQCIINKKTTPDLGGNLKTVEVGDEIVRYIRKRI, from the coding sequence ATGAGGAAAGTTTGTGTTATGGAAGGAGATGGAATAGGAAAGGAAGTTATTCCTGAGGCGTTAAAGGTTTTAAAAGAACTCGGGGACTTTGAGATAATAAAAGGAGATGTTGGCTTGGAATGTTTAAAAAAATATGGCACTGCCCTACCTGATGAAACCATAGAAAAAGCAAAAGAAGCAGATGTTATTTTATTCGGAGCAATCACATCTCCTAAACCAAACGAAGTAAAAAACTATAAAAGCCCAATAATAACGTTAAGGAGAATGTTTGATCTCTACGCAAATGTTAGACCAATAAATAATTTTGGAGTAGGAGAGTTGATAGGTAGATTAAACAACTACGAATTTTTAAAGGTTAAGGATGTGGATTTAGTAATAATCAGAGAAAATACAGAAGGACTTTATGTTGGAAGAGAAAAAATTTTAGAAGATGATATTGCCATCTCTGAAAGAATAATAACAAGAAAAGGTAGTGAGAGAATTATAAGATTTGCATTTGAATATGCAAAAAGAAACAATAGAAAAAAGGTTTCTTGCATCCATAAAGCAAATGTTCTTAGAGTGTCTGATGGACTCTTTTTAAAAATATTTAATGAAATTAAAGAAAAATACAACAATATAAAAGCGGATGATTTTTTAGTCGACTCAACTGCTATGAATCTAATTAAATACCCAGAAAAATTCGATGTTATTGTAACTACCAACTTATTTGGAGATATTCTTTCAGATGAGGCATCTGTATTAATTGGAGGTCTTGGCTTAGCCCCCTCTGCTAATATTGGAGGCAAAAAAGCGCTTTTTGAACCAGTTCATGGTTCAGCTCCAGATATTGCAGGAAAAGGAATAGCAAACCCTATGGCATCTATTTTAAGCGTTGCGATGCTATTTGATTACATGGGTGAAAAGGAAAAAGGAGATATAATTAGAGAGGCAGTAAAACAGTGTATAATCAATAAAAAAACAACACCTGATTTAGGAGGAAATTTAAAAACGGTAGAGGTGGGGGATGAAATTGTAAGATATATCCGAAAGCGTATTTAA
- the glyA gene encoding bifunctional serine hydroxymethyltransferase/L-allo-threonine aldolase yields the protein MKYSDVPKFIKEISKKQHDWMRNSIKLIASENITSLAVREACATDFMHRYAEGLPGKRLYQGCKYIDEVENLCIDLAKKLFNAEHANVQPTSGVVANLAVFFAETKPGDKLMALSVPDGGHISHWKVSAAGIRGLKVINHPFDPEEMNIDADAMVKKILEEKPKMILFGGSLFPFPHPVADAYEAAQEVGAKIAYDGAHVLGLIAGKQFQDPLREGAEYLMGSTHKTLFGPQGGVILTTKENAEKIDNHVFPGVVSNHHLHHKAGLAIALAEMLEFGEDYAKQVIKNAKALAQALYERGFNVLCEHKDFTESHQVIVDIASSPDIEFSASELAKMYEDANIILNKNLLPWDDVNNSDNPSGIRLGTQECTRLGMKEKEMDEIAEFMKRIAIDKENPEKVREDVINFAKEYSVVHYSFEKEDGFVLPFRGL from the coding sequence ATGAAATACTCTGACGTGCCAAAATTTATAAAAGAAATATCAAAAAAACAGCATGATTGGATGAGAAATAGCATAAAATTAATTGCAAGCGAAAATATAACAAGTTTGGCAGTTAGGGAAGCATGTGCAACTGATTTTATGCACAGATATGCTGAGGGTTTGCCAGGGAAAAGATTATATCAGGGTTGTAAATATATTGATGAAGTAGAAAATCTCTGTATAGATCTTGCTAAAAAATTATTCAACGCAGAGCATGCAAATGTTCAACCAACAAGTGGTGTTGTTGCTAACTTAGCTGTTTTCTTTGCAGAAACAAAGCCAGGAGATAAATTAATGGCTCTAAGTGTTCCAGATGGAGGGCATATAAGTCATTGGAAAGTTAGTGCCGCGGGAATTAGGGGGCTAAAAGTTATAAATCATCCATTTGATCCAGAGGAGATGAATATCGATGCAGATGCAATGGTAAAAAAGATATTAGAGGAGAAACCAAAGATGATTCTTTTTGGCGGTTCATTGTTTCCATTTCCTCATCCAGTAGCCGATGCTTATGAAGCTGCTCAGGAGGTTGGGGCTAAAATTGCTTATGATGGAGCCCATGTCCTTGGATTAATAGCTGGGAAGCAGTTCCAAGATCCTCTTAGAGAAGGAGCGGAGTATTTAATGGGAAGTACTCATAAAACTTTATTTGGCCCTCAAGGGGGTGTTATATTAACTACAAAAGAGAATGCTGAAAAGATCGACAACCATGTATTTCCTGGAGTTGTTAGTAATCATCACTTACATCACAAAGCAGGTTTGGCAATTGCATTAGCCGAGATGTTGGAATTTGGAGAGGACTATGCAAAACAGGTAATTAAAAATGCAAAAGCACTGGCTCAGGCGTTATATGAGAGGGGCTTTAACGTTTTATGCGAACATAAGGACTTTACAGAAAGTCATCAAGTAATTGTAGATATTGCAAGCTCTCCTGATATTGAATTTTCAGCAAGCGAATTGGCTAAGATGTATGAAGATGCAAACATCATTTTAAATAAAAATCTTCTACCGTGGGATGATGTAAACAACTCAGACAATCCAAGTGGTATTAGGTTAGGAACACAAGAATGCACAAGATTGGGTATGAAAGAAAAAGAGATGGACGAGATCGCTGAGTTTATGAAGAGAATTGCAATTGATAAAGAAAATCCTGAAAAGGTTAGAGAAGACGTTATAAACTTTGCTAAGGAGTATAGCGTAGTTCATTACAGTTTTGAAAAAGAGGATGGGTTTGTTTTACCATTTAGAGGGTTATAA
- the fsr gene encoding coenzyme F420-dependent sulfite reductase, with the protein MYEWKLNEIVDGNMCARCGTCTVVCPNNLLTFEDRPKLKDECLRKGNGMCFEVCPRVSSGKYQIKIRENFFEKYYYGKSEIEGQDGGVVTAFLKYLLENGKIDGAIVVGDECWKPISMAVQNADDLLKSTKSKYAVSTLDALRKAGEMGLEKVAVVGLPCQINGLRKLQYFPYLAKHDFELGRDGKPVKLPKIEYLIGLFCMEKFKYDNMKEVLERHGIKIEDVKKFDIKKGKLIVYLENDKKEIKLEEFEVCSGCNICRDFDAGMADVSVGCVGSPDGYSTIIIRTKKGEEIKNAIELKEGVDVEAINKLRNKKLKRFKKEVERRKETGEYISFYWIADYGGIGKRADGNYFIRIRAKPGGWYKPEEIKEILNIAEEYGAKIKITDRGAYEIHGISGFDAEDIVLRLRGKGLLTGSEGPLVRATLACPGGGNCSSGLINTTELANLIEDKFKERPAPYKFKIAISGCPNCCVRPQIHDVGIVGVKYPKVNEENCNGCGRCAEVCKIEAIDIRGEMSYTNYNVCIGCGKCIKNCPNEAREVKEEGYLVYVGGKTGREVVKGIKMKLMSVEEILNFIDKVLVVYGKYAEKPQRERLSAVMKRVGYEKFLEDVRKLMKE; encoded by the coding sequence ATGTATGAATGGAAGTTGAACGAAATTGTAGATGGTAATATGTGTGCAAGATGTGGAACTTGCACGGTTGTATGTCCAAATAACCTATTAACATTTGAAGATAGACCAAAATTAAAAGATGAGTGTTTGAGAAAAGGAAATGGGATGTGTTTTGAAGTTTGTCCGAGAGTTTCATCTGGAAAATATCAAATAAAAATAAGAGAAAACTTTTTTGAAAAATACTATTATGGAAAGAGTGAGATTGAAGGACAGGATGGTGGAGTTGTTACTGCCTTTTTAAAATACCTCTTAGAAAATGGGAAGATAGATGGAGCCATAGTTGTTGGGGATGAATGCTGGAAACCAATCTCAATGGCTGTCCAAAATGCAGATGACTTATTAAAATCTACAAAATCAAAATATGCTGTCTCAACGTTAGATGCTTTGAGGAAAGCAGGAGAAATGGGGTTAGAAAAAGTTGCTGTTGTTGGTTTGCCATGTCAAATTAACGGTTTAAGGAAGTTGCAGTATTTCCCATACTTGGCAAAACATGATTTTGAACTTGGAAGAGATGGAAAGCCCGTAAAGCTACCTAAGATAGAGTATTTAATTGGATTATTCTGTATGGAAAAATTCAAATATGACAATATGAAAGAGGTCTTGGAAAGACATGGAATAAAAATTGAAGATGTTAAAAAATTTGACATTAAAAAAGGAAAACTTATTGTTTACTTAGAAAATGATAAAAAAGAAATTAAATTAGAGGAATTTGAGGTCTGTTCTGGATGTAATATATGTAGGGACTTTGATGCAGGAATGGCAGATGTTTCAGTTGGATGTGTTGGAAGTCCAGATGGTTATTCAACAATCATAATAAGAACTAAAAAGGGAGAAGAAATTAAAAATGCCATTGAATTAAAAGAAGGTGTTGATGTAGAGGCAATTAATAAATTAAGGAATAAAAAATTAAAGAGATTTAAAAAAGAAGTTGAAAGAAGAAAAGAAACTGGAGAGTATATATCCTTCTACTGGATCGCAGATTATGGAGGGATCGGAAAGAGGGCTGATGGAAACTACTTTATAAGGATAAGAGCAAAGCCAGGAGGATGGTATAAACCAGAGGAAATAAAAGAAATTTTAAATATTGCAGAAGAATACGGAGCAAAAATAAAAATAACTGATAGAGGAGCATATGAAATTCATGGAATTAGTGGATTCGATGCGGAAGATATTGTTTTAAGATTGAGAGGGAAGGGATTATTAACTGGTTCGGAGGGGCCATTAGTTAGAGCAACGTTGGCATGTCCCGGAGGAGGAAATTGTAGTAGTGGATTGATAAACACAACGGAATTGGCTAATTTAATAGAAGATAAATTTAAAGAGAGACCTGCTCCATACAAGTTTAAAATTGCAATTAGCGGATGTCCAAACTGCTGTGTTAGACCTCAAATTCACGATGTAGGAATTGTTGGTGTCAAATATCCGAAAGTAAATGAGGAAAACTGCAACGGTTGTGGAAGATGTGCTGAGGTTTGTAAGATTGAAGCGATAGATATAAGAGGAGAGATGTCTTACACAAACTACAATGTATGTATTGGTTGTGGAAAGTGTATTAAAAACTGTCCAAATGAGGCAAGAGAAGTTAAAGAAGAGGGCTATTTAGTTTATGTTGGAGGTAAGACAGGAAGAGAAGTTGTTAAAGGAATTAAAATGAAGTTGATGAGTGTTGAGGAGATACTAAACTTTATTGATAAAGTGTTAGTTGTCTATGGTAAATATGCTGAAAAACCACAAAGAGAAAGGTTATCGGCAGTTATGAAAAGAGTTGGATACGAAAAATTCTTAGAGGATGTTAGAAAATTAATGAAGGAGTAA
- a CDS encoding nucleoside recognition domain-containing protein has translation MDYITPFIKSIETSAYYTIKISIIVLITMFLVSYFMNTGVMAKISYHLSPIMKKLKINPISASSILACFFSPTVGYSILAEGLREKKITEKELIGTSLANSFPSVLSHIFTFFIPVVIPILGLTGVIFVLIRLGVAFTKTIIGLVYLSLHSTRDYFETPHIENMNRKENIKKSFKRTLKFAKRLIPTMFFMMALVIYLSKIGTFDYIGKFVKPITDLLHLNPNVGILALTEIVNVQAAIVMAGGLLKENILTSKEVIIGLIIGNVLTFSTRYVKHSLPLHISLFGSRLGTKIVMINAIFTLILDIFVIIGLLLV, from the coding sequence ATGGACTACATAACTCCATTTATAAAAAGCATTGAAACATCAGCATACTACACAATAAAAATATCTATAATTGTATTAATAACAATGTTTTTAGTAAGTTATTTTATGAATACAGGAGTTATGGCTAAAATAAGTTATCATCTCTCTCCAATAATGAAAAAATTAAAAATAAACCCAATCTCCGCCTCTTCAATTTTAGCGTGTTTTTTCAGTCCAACAGTAGGATATTCAATATTGGCTGAGGGTCTGAGAGAGAAGAAGATAACTGAGAAGGAATTAATAGGCACTTCTTTAGCAAATTCATTTCCCTCTGTTTTATCTCACATATTTACATTTTTTATTCCCGTTGTGATTCCAATATTGGGTCTTACAGGGGTTATATTCGTTTTAATAAGATTGGGTGTTGCATTCACAAAAACAATAATTGGCTTAGTATATTTATCACTACACTCTACAAGAGATTATTTTGAAACCCCACATATTGAGAACATGAATCGAAAAGAAAACATAAAAAAATCATTCAAAAGAACCTTAAAATTTGCAAAGCGATTAATCCCTACAATGTTTTTTATGATGGCGTTGGTAATTTATCTTTCCAAAATTGGAACTTTCGATTATATTGGGAAATTTGTTAAACCAATAACAGATCTACTACACTTAAATCCAAATGTTGGAATATTGGCTTTAACCGAAATAGTGAATGTTCAAGCAGCAATAGTTATGGCCGGGGGCTTATTAAAAGAGAATATATTAACCTCTAAGGAAGTAATAATCGGATTAATAATTGGAAATGTTTTAACATTTTCAACGAGATATGTTAAACACTCTCTTCCCCTACACATCTCACTGTTTGGATCAAGATTGGGAACAAAAATAGTTATGATAAACGCAATTTTTACGTTAATACTTGATATTTTTGTAATAATTGGCCTTTTATTGGTTTGA
- a CDS encoding ABC transporter substrate-binding protein, which translates to MTKKSHIFLSFMVVCLLVGLSGCVKNNNTPHYKNETSAVKFAEKFELYPHWNEGYCLVVDSEGNKFLLVEGNNKTPNISAKVIKVPVKKIVTDFYCPIISTADILHAYHNTIVGAPKYAIEESPTLKRLYKEGKVVDIGSPGNINYELVANLSPDVVFLSGWKSEDEVEEKLKELGIPVSRFHTYEEPTYMGRVEWIKFAAAFWGKNAYDNACKWFNGVVSVRENIIKKVKNSTEPTVVIFSWSKYRNMPGIYGNESYYSRMIADFNGKNVFSNCKCDFQYVDKETFFEKARNADVVIMLWYYNENISNKSQLLNISPEFAELKAFKTGRFYISHSDYYVWEARDPSNYMLDFAKMLHPELFGEDNNLKYFYKVS; encoded by the coding sequence ATGACAAAGAAAAGCCATATTTTTTTATCTTTTATGGTCGTCTGTCTTTTAGTAGGACTTTCAGGATGTGTTAAAAACAATAACACTCCTCATTATAAAAATGAGACATCTGCCGTTAAATTCGCAGAGAAATTTGAACTTTATCCCCACTGGAACGAAGGATACTGTTTAGTTGTCGATTCTGAAGGGAACAAGTTCTTATTAGTTGAAGGAAATAATAAGACCCCAAATATTTCAGCAAAAGTGATAAAAGTTCCTGTAAAAAAGATAGTTACTGATTTTTACTGCCCCATTATCTCAACGGCTGATATATTACATGCCTATCATAATACAATAGTTGGTGCTCCAAAGTATGCAATAGAAGAGTCCCCTACACTTAAAAGATTGTATAAAGAGGGAAAGGTTGTTGATATTGGCTCTCCTGGAAATATAAACTACGAGTTGGTTGCTAATCTCTCTCCAGATGTGGTATTTTTAAGTGGTTGGAAGAGTGAAGATGAAGTTGAAGAGAAATTAAAAGAGTTAGGAATTCCTGTTTCGAGATTCCATACTTACGAAGAGCCGACATATATGGGAAGAGTTGAGTGGATAAAATTTGCAGCTGCATTTTGGGGTAAAAACGCGTATGATAATGCATGTAAATGGTTTAATGGAGTTGTTTCTGTTAGGGAAAATATTATAAAGAAGGTAAAAAACTCTACAGAGCCAACAGTGGTTATATTTAGTTGGTCAAAGTATAGAAACATGCCTGGAATATATGGAAATGAGAGCTATTACAGCAGGATGATAGCAGATTTTAATGGAAAAAATGTGTTTTCAAATTGTAAATGTGATTTTCAATATGTTGATAAGGAGACGTTCTTTGAAAAGGCAAGAAATGCGGATGTTGTAATAATGTTGTGGTATTATAATGAAAATATCTCAAACAAAAGTCAACTTCTTAATATAAGTCCAGAGTTTGCAGAGTTAAAAGCATTTAAGACAGGACGGTTTTATATATCACATTCAGATTACTATGTATGGGAAGCAAGGGATCCTTCTAATTATATGTTGGACTTTGCCAAAATGCTCCATCCCGAGTTATTTGGAGAAGATAATAACTTGAAATATTTCTATAAAGTTTCATAA
- a CDS encoding ABC transporter ATP-binding protein, whose protein sequence is MLKAENLSVGYGNYVVVEGINLEINRGEILCIIGPNGAGKSTLLKTIATYLKPKKGVVYLNGKKIHDLKPKDLAKEMAVVLTERVNPGNMTGFDVVAIGRHPYTDLFGRLTERDKEIIIESARAVNAEYLLEKNFFEMSDGERQKIMIARALAQEPKVLILDEPTSFLDAKHKIELTLLLRKLADEKNLAIVVTLHDIELALRIADKMALIKNHKVIAYGYPENVMKREIVNELYDLKNANYSEVIGYFELKSNPIKNKKIFVICGGGTGANVLRYLVKNRYEVVVGILHKNDADYFIAEAMGVKIIEEEAYNKISKEKFEEALKELKNSDVVVYTDFPIGEMNELNLKLIEEAKNLKKRIIFYREDISVLKGV, encoded by the coding sequence ATGTTAAAAGCAGAAAACCTATCAGTCGGATATGGAAACTATGTGGTGGTTGAAGGCATAAATTTAGAGATAAATAGAGGAGAGATTTTGTGCATTATAGGCCCTAATGGAGCAGGGAAATCAACACTCTTAAAAACAATTGCAACTTATTTAAAACCAAAAAAGGGAGTGGTTTATTTAAATGGAAAAAAGATTCATGATTTAAAGCCGAAGGATTTGGCAAAGGAGATGGCTGTTGTTTTAACAGAGAGGGTTAATCCGGGAAATATGACAGGTTTTGATGTTGTAGCAATTGGAAGACATCCATATACTGATCTATTTGGTAGATTGACAGAGAGGGATAAAGAGATTATAATCGAATCGGCAAGGGCAGTTAATGCAGAATATTTATTGGAGAAAAATTTCTTTGAGATGAGTGATGGAGAAAGGCAAAAGATAATGATAGCGAGAGCATTAGCTCAAGAACCAAAGGTTTTAATCTTGGATGAACCAACATCATTCTTAGATGCAAAGCATAAAATTGAATTAACCTTATTGTTGAGAAAGTTAGCAGATGAGAAAAATTTAGCCATAGTTGTTACTCTACACGATATCGAACTTGCTTTAAGAATTGCTGATAAGATGGCTTTAATAAAAAATCATAAAGTTATTGCCTATGGATATCCTGAAAATGTTATGAAAAGGGAGATAGTTAATGAACTCTATGATTTAAAAAATGCCAATTATAGTGAGGTCATTGGTTATTTTGAATTGAAAAGCAATCCAATAAAAAATAAAAAAATATTTGTTATATGTGGAGGAGGAACTGGGGCTAATGTTTTGAGATATTTAGTTAAAAATAGATATGAGGTTGTTGTTGGCATCTTACATAAAAATGATGCTGATTACTTTATAGCAGAGGCAATGGGAGTTAAGATAATTGAGGAAGAGGCATATAACAAAATATCAAAGGAGAAATTTGAAGAGGCGTTAAAAGAATTAAAAAATTCAGATGTTGTTGTTTATACTGATTTCCCTATAGGAGAGATGAATGAGCTAAATTTAAAGCTTATTGAAGAGGCAAAAAATTTAAAAAAGAGGATAATTTTTTATAGGGAGGATATTTCAGTTTTAAAGGGGGTTTAA
- a CDS encoding FecCD family ABC transporter permease, with product MNRVGILSILFVLSLILPFTALYLAGDTHLITLKDIVDFLLTGTTGDKFKDIIIKDIRLPPIIGAVLIGLTLSVAGLMLQTLFRNLLASPYTTGISSGVLMVVALVIFVDSLSHLFEIFGGKSILVAGWCGGIFSMILLIIIALRVREANGVIIVALLLSYFFMGLRAYLIANAEELKIQEYWGFTVGSLSKITLGDIIPMTICSIVFIIGVMFLIKSLNALLFGEQYAKSFGLDIKKTRILILFFASFITGAIIPYVGLIAFIGIIAPYLARPLIKTSDHRYLVPATMFLGVILMVSCHILSLKYYLPIHYIYGINRPASPLPIGAVLDILGGLLVVYLVYKGEKKIKIDY from the coding sequence ATGAATAGAGTTGGAATTTTATCAATTTTATTTGTTTTATCTTTAATATTGCCCTTTACTGCCCTATATCTGGCTGGTGATACTCATTTAATAACTTTAAAAGATATAGTAGATTTTCTATTAACAGGAACTACAGGAGATAAGTTTAAGGATATAATAATAAAAGATATTCGATTACCCCCAATAATTGGAGCGGTTCTTATAGGTTTAACGTTGTCAGTAGCTGGGTTAATGCTTCAAACGCTATTTAGGAATTTATTAGCTTCCCCATACACAACTGGAATCTCCTCTGGAGTTTTAATGGTTGTTGCACTGGTTATATTTGTTGATTCCCTTTCACATTTATTTGAGATTTTTGGAGGGAAAAGTATTTTAGTTGCTGGCTGGTGTGGAGGAATTTTTTCAATGATCTTGCTGATTATCATTGCTTTGAGAGTTAGAGAGGCAAATGGAGTTATAATTGTTGCTTTATTACTGAGTTATTTCTTTATGGGTCTAAGAGCTTATTTAATTGCAAATGCTGAAGAGTTGAAGATTCAAGAATATTGGGGATTTACAGTTGGTTCTTTATCTAAGATAACTTTGGGAGATATTATTCCAATGACAATCTGCTCAATTGTATTTATTATTGGAGTTATGTTTTTGATAAAGTCCTTAAACGCTCTACTGTTTGGAGAGCAGTATGCGAAAAGTTTTGGATTGGATATAAAAAAGACAAGAATTTTAATTTTATTCTTCGCTTCGTTTATAACTGGGGCTATAATTCCCTATGTTGGATTAATTGCATTTATTGGAATTATTGCTCCATACTTAGCAAGACCATTAATAAAAACCTCTGACCATAGATATTTAGTTCCAGCAACAATGTTTTTGGGAGTTATTTTAATGGTTTCCTGCCATATCCTTTCATTGAAGTATTATCTTCCAATTCATTACATCTATGGAATAAATAGGCCTGCCTCTCCTCTTCCTATTGGAGCAGTTTTGGATATATTAGGAGGATTGTTGGTTGTGTATTTGGTCTATAAAGGAGAAAAGAAAATAAAGATTGACTATTAA
- a CDS encoding FecCD family ABC transporter permease: MKIKRYLVIISILSLLLIVSSIYSIKLGTIPIKNKELVDYFIKGTTGNQIKDRIIFYLRLPRTIGAVVAGIAIALAGILMQGYFRNPLADPYLMGVASGASLGVVLYIFTYMLFKLGIPHNIYGFIIAAYIGAFITMFIVINIARVVKQVSTLLICGLMIGSIAAGFSTIVIYLGDYIGEENSNLSSFLMWEMGSVNNLTWDMVVIMALIIIPLSILTHIFLSKKLDANLLGEKYAISVGVDIKSLRMWLIILSCVLTATVVAFTGPIAFIGITCPILARMICGTSKHIYVIPTTMLLGAVFLVVADILTRPGVLISSTNVLPLLCPLSIIGSPIAILIYLKIRKMGI, encoded by the coding sequence ATGAAAATCAAAAGATATTTGGTAATTATCTCAATTTTAAGTTTGCTTTTAATAGTTTCTTCTATTTATAGCATAAAATTAGGAACTATCCCTATAAAAAATAAAGAATTGGTGGATTACTTTATTAAAGGAACTACTGGGAATCAAATAAAGGATAGAATCATATTTTATCTAAGATTACCAAGAACTATTGGGGCAGTTGTTGCTGGAATTGCTATTGCATTGGCAGGGATTTTAATGCAGGGCTATTTTAGAAACCCGTTAGCAGATCCCTACTTAATGGGAGTTGCAAGTGGGGCATCTTTGGGAGTTGTTTTATACATCTTTACCTACATGCTCTTCAAATTAGGAATTCCACATAATATCTATGGATTTATAATAGCTGCATACATTGGAGCGTTTATAACGATGTTTATAGTAATAAATATTGCAAGAGTTGTTAAGCAGGTCTCAACTTTGTTAATTTGCGGTTTAATGATCGGATCAATTGCTGCAGGATTTTCCACTATTGTTATTTATTTGGGGGATTATATTGGAGAGGAAAACAGCAATCTTTCAAGCTTTTTGATGTGGGAAATGGGTTCAGTAAATAATCTAACATGGGACATGGTTGTTATAATGGCTTTAATTATAATTCCACTCTCAATTTTAACCCACATCTTTCTATCAAAAAAATTGGATGCAAATTTGTTAGGGGAGAAGTATGCAATCAGTGTAGGAGTTGATATAAAATCTTTAAGGATGTGGCTTATTATCCTCTCTTGCGTTTTAACTGCAACGGTTGTAGCATTTACTGGGCCTATTGCATTTATTGGAATAACATGCCCAATACTTGCACGAATGATTTGTGGAACTTCCAAACATATCTATGTAATTCCTACAACTATGCTCTTAGGGGCGGTGTTTTTAGTTGTTGCAGACATATTAACAAGACCAGGAGTTTTAATATCATCGACTAATGTTCTTCCATTACTCTGCCCTCTTTCAATAATTGGATCACCAATAGCAATTCTTATATATTTAAAAATAAGAAAAATGGGGATTTAA